The proteins below come from a single Papaver somniferum cultivar HN1 chromosome 11, ASM357369v1, whole genome shotgun sequence genomic window:
- the LOC113321851 gene encoding succinate-semialdehyde dehydrogenase, mitochondrial-like — MARIGFCFRTSQHLLIRSSSLSSSSQSHQFLRQMSMATQTAVSTLSDPGLLRSQGLIGGKWVQAYDGKTIQVNNPATGEVITNVPCMGRKETTDAISSASEAFKTWSKLTANERSKCLRKWYDLLIAHKEDLGKLITLEQGKPLKEAIGEVTYGANFIEFYAEEAKRIYGDIIPATLTDRRLFVLKQPIGVVGAITPWNFPLAMITRKVGPALACGCTVVIKPSELTPLTALAAAELSIQAGIPPGAVNVVMGNASEIGDTLLESSQVRKITFTGSTAVGKKLMAGAAQTVKKVSLELGGNAPCIVFDDADIDVAVKGSLAAKFRNSGQTCVCANRIIVQEGIYEKFANAFVSAVKKLEVGYGFTESVSQGPLINDAAVQKVESFLQDATSKGAKVLLGGKRHSLGMTFYEPTVLGEVNNEMLIASQEVFGPVAPLLRFKTEEEAIHIANDTNAGLAAYVFTTNVQRSWRVSEALEYGIVGVNEGIISTEVAPFGGVKQSGLGREGSKYGMDEYLEVKYVCMGNMGGNA; from the exons CCAG ATGAGCATGGCCACACAAACCGCTGTCTCGACGCTTAGCGATCCTGGTCTCTTAAGAAGCCAAGGACTTATAGGAGGGAAATGGGTTCAAGCATATGATGGAAAGACCATACAG GTAAACAACCCCGCCACAGGAGAGGTGATAACAAATGTCCCATGCATGGGTAGGAAGGAGACAACCGATGCAATATCGTCAGCCTCTGAAGCTTTTAAAA CTTGGAGCAAGCTTACTGCAAACGAACGGAGCAAATGCCTGCGCAAATG GTACGATTTGCTGATTGCTCACAAAGAAGATCTTGGGAAACTCATAACATTGGAGCAAGGAAAACCTTTAAAGGAAGCTATTGGAGAG GTAACCTATGGGGCTAATTTCATTGAGTTCTATGCTGAGGAAGCAAAACGTATATATGGGGATATAATACCAGCCACTCTAACTGATCGTAGATTATTTGTTCTAAAACAG CCCATAGGTGTTGTTGGAGCAATTACACCCTGGAACTTTCCTTTGGCCATGATCACTCGAAAG GTTGGCCCAGCTCTTGCATGTGGTTGTACAGTTGTTATTAAGCCCTCTGAACTGACACCATTGACAGCATTAGCAGCAGCTGAGCTCTCCATTCAAGCTGGAATACCGCCG GGTGCTGTTAATGTGGTTATGGGGAATGCTTCGGAAATCGGAGACACTCTCTTAGAAAGTTCACAG GTAAGGAAGATCACGTTCACGGGATCAACGGCTGTTGGGAAAAAATTGATGGCAGGTGCTGCACAAACTGTGAAAAAG GTGTCCTTGGAACTTGGTGGAAATGCACCCTGTATAGTCTTCGATGATGCGGACATAGATGTGGCCGTAAAAGGAAGT CTTGCAGCGAAGTTCCGTAACAGTGGACAAACTTGTGTCTGTGCAAATAGGATTATCGTGCAAGAAG GTATTTATGAAAAATTCGCTAATGCTTTCGTCAGTGCTGTGAAAAAACTTGAAGTTGGGTATGGTTTCACAGAAAGTGTTTCACAG GGTCCACTAATCAATGATGCTGCCGTGCAAAAG GTTGAATCTTTTCTTCAAGATGCTACCTCAAAG gGAGCAAAAGTACTCCTGGGTGGTAAAAGACATAGCCTtgggatgacattttatgagcCTACTGTACTCGGTGAAGTCAACAACGAGATGCTCATAGCaag CCAAGAAGTATTTGGCCCTGTTGCGCCTCTTTTGCGTTTCAAAACTGAAGAAGAGGCAATTCACATTGCTAATGACACAAATGCAG GACTTGCTGCTTATGTTTTCACAACAAATGTCCAACGTTCTTGGCGTGTATCTGAAGCACTGGAGTATGGAATAGTTGGGGTCAATGAAGGGATAATATCAACAGAG GTGGCACCATTTGGAGGAGTTAAGCAATCTGGTCTTGGACGAGAGGGTTCCAAGTATGGGATGGATGAATACCTGGAG GTTAAGTACGTGTGCATGGGGAACATGGGTGGTAATGCATAA